From a region of the Phragmites australis chromosome 21, lpPhrAust1.1, whole genome shotgun sequence genome:
- the LOC133902908 gene encoding uncharacterized protein LOC133902908 — MTAMAADANNQIIPLAFAMVESENNDSWLWFLTLVRTHVVGNRERVCVISDRNKGLLHALDVLHDSTNCSIAWPDVERRWCMRHLGANLYTRYRSKSLVKRFKGLCLQNQQAKFNEIWRELNEITRKMMADQQAGEDQLRAQMVGGQTIVSRSRGTFSQWIAGKPAERWALIHDTHGARYSIMTTNIAEAFNNVLKGVRGLPLCAIIELIFYRTADYFRDRGNAAMKCSTRFAPKVEQIISRRRSKAHFHRSRIYDLANNDFEVMCRRRYASGYSAGDTVQQCQLGPNEVKCTCNKPKLHHIPCSHVLAACRDIGGNDGSQYVSPYFTIDALRSTWLPKMRSFNIGTNYKSIEGPKWVPYPRARRTDPGRPRSTRLQGDMDEADAIDGLRRCKLCKQPGHDRRTCSTRQ, encoded by the exons atgacagcaatggcggcggatgcaaataatcagatcattcctctcgcctttgcaatggttgagagtgaaaacaatgatagttggctgtggttcctcaccttggtaagGACACATGTCGTgggaaatagggaacgagtttgcgtcatctcagaccgcaacaagggtcttttgcatgcgttggacgtgctgcatgatagcacaaactgctccattgcatggcctgatgtggagagaagatggtgcatgcgacatttgggcgcgaacctgtacacaaggtaccgcagcaagtcgcttgtaaagagattcaaagggctatgtcttcagaaccagcaggcgaagttcaacgagatatggagagagttaaatgagatcactcgcaagatgatggcagaccagcaagcaggggaggatcaactgcgggcgcaaatggttgggggccaaactatcgttagtcgttcacgtggtacatttagccagtggatagcggggaagccggcggagcgttgggcccttatccatgacactcatggtgccag gtactccatcatgacaacgaacatagcggaggcgttcaacaatgtcctgaagggagtacggggcctcccgttgtgtgccattattgagctcatattctacagaacggcggactactttcgagaccgtggtaatgctgctatgaagtgcagcacacggtttgcacctaaggtggagcaaatcatatcaagaaggaggagcaaggcacactttcatcggtcgaggatctacgacttggccaacaatgactttgaggtcatgtgccgccgtaggtatgcttcagggtatagcgccggggacaccgtgcagcaatgtcaacttggacctaacgaggtgaagtgcacatgcaataagccaaaactgcaccatatcccgtgctcgcatgtcttagccgcttgcagggacataggtggcaatgacggatcacagtacgtatcaccgtacttcacgatcgatgcattgaggagcacatggcttccaaagatgcggtcctttaacatcggaaccaactacaaatcgatcgagggccctaagtgggtaccttatccacgagcacgacgcacagatcctggaaggcctagatctacgaggctgcaaggtgacatggatgaagcagatgctattgatggccttcgcaggtgcaaactttgcaaacaacctggacatgacaggaggacttgctcgacccgtcagtaa